A section of the Candidatus Nomurabacteria bacterium genome encodes:
- a CDS encoding ABC transporter ATP-binding protein has translation MENKNHILEVSNVSHSFHDEHRRELRGLLNVSFKVRSGKLVALVGPSGCGKSTLLRIIAGLIKAEHGEIVRHYETEAMVFQHFAIFPWLTVRENVAFGLKMRGNLPSHEQERIVRNKIEEVGLTNFSHAYPRELSGGQRQRVGIARALAVHPEILLMDEPFSALDSFNATHLQEDITRIWQKYGMTILLVTHLIEEAVSLADEIIVFSPQPGRVKATFSIDLPRPREKRSESFYRLVDRITAQIEQ, from the coding sequence ATGGAGAATAAAAACCATATTTTAGAAGTTAGTAATGTATCCCATTCTTTCCACGATGAACACCGCCGGGAATTGAGGGGTCTACTCAATGTGAGTTTCAAGGTACGATCTGGAAAACTTGTTGCTCTGGTCGGCCCCTCCGGTTGCGGCAAGTCCACCCTCTTGCGAATTATTGCCGGACTAATTAAAGCCGAACACGGTGAAATCGTGCGCCACTATGAGACCGAGGCAATGGTCTTCCAACACTTCGCCATTTTCCCCTGGCTAACCGTCCGCGAGAATGTTGCATTCGGACTCAAGATGCGGGGAAATCTCCCATCTCACGAACAGGAGCGTATTGTTCGTAACAAAATTGAAGAGGTTGGCTTAACCAATTTCTCCCACGCTTACCCGCGCGAGTTATCTGGCGGTCAGCGTCAGAGAGTGGGTATTGCCAGAGCACTGGCCGTCCACCCTGAAATTCTCTTGATGGATGAACCTTTTTCCGCGCTCGACAGTTTTAATGCGACACACCTGCAAGAAGATATTACTAGAATTTGGCAGAAATACGGCATGACAATACTACTAGTAACCCACTTAATTGAGGAGGCGGTGTCCCTCGCTGATGAAATAATCGTCTTCTCGCCTCAACCGGGCAGGGTGAAGGCAACCTTCTCTATTGACCTACCTCGACCACGAGAAAAGCGGAGTGAATCGTTTTATCGACTTGTAGATCGAATCACCGCCCAGATTGAGC
- a CDS encoding ABC transporter permease subunit, which produces MIHSSHGIKIYRHRFHLWLIVIALFVPLALLFWLGRLGAATNIELLTSLALSFSRLILAYAISLVIAVGFAVTIGGTRLGAFLLPLFDLLQNVPSFALIPVFILLFGYTNTMAVVFAATAIIWPILFYVLNAIHLARAELNEAATIFGATGNKRIWHYLIPLSFPAIITGSLVGISVGWEAIIGIEIIGFPNGIGVFLTQAGEKGETAVLWAGIGLILFLVFVINRAIWTPLLRRAQSYGE; this is translated from the coding sequence ATGATCCACTCTTCACATGGTATAAAAATCTACCGCCATCGCTTCCATTTGTGGCTAATCGTCATCGCCCTTTTCGTCCCACTCGCTCTTCTCTTCTGGCTCGGACGACTTGGTGCGGCGACAAATATCGAACTCCTTACCAGTCTTGCGCTTTCGTTCTCCCGACTTATCCTAGCCTACGCCATTTCCTTAGTCATCGCCGTCGGCTTCGCGGTCACAATCGGCGGAACCAGACTGGGCGCTTTTCTTCTCCCTCTTTTTGATCTCCTCCAAAATGTACCGTCTTTCGCCCTCATCCCTGTCTTTATCTTATTGTTTGGCTATACCAATACTATGGCCGTTGTCTTCGCCGCCACCGCAATCATCTGGCCAATCCTTTTCTATGTCCTAAACGCAATTCACCTCGCCCGCGCAGAACTCAATGAAGCGGCCACCATCTTCGGCGCCACGGGAAATAAAAGAATCTGGCACTACCTCATCCCCCTTTCCTTTCCCGCCATCATCACTGGTTCTCTGGTGGGTATCAGTGTCGGCTGGGAGGCAATCATTGGAATTGAAATTATCGGCTTTCCCAACGGTATCGGTGTCTTCCTCACTCAAGCTGGGGAGAAGGGTGAAACGGCTGTCCTCTGGGCCGGTATTGGTCTCATCCTCTTTCTCGTCTTCGTGATAAACCGGGCAATTTGGACACCACTGCTTCGTCGCGCACAATCTTATGGAGAATAA